The genomic stretch CGGGAACTACTTGCGGATGTTTTCACCCTTCAGGCCAATGGCTGGGCCTACTTCTGGGTGGGCTTTTTCACCGTGGCCACCTACCTGAACGCAGGCTGGATGCGCGAACAGGTCTGCCTCTACATGTGCCCCTATGCCCGATTCCAGTCGGTCATGTTTGACCCGAACACCCGGGTGGTTTCCTATGACCCCAACCGCGGTGAGCCAAGAGGCGGGCGGAAGAAAGAGGTTGATCCTGCCGAAGTCGGACTGGGCGACTGCATTGACTGCGGCCAATGCGTACAGGTTTGCCCTACGGGCATTGATATTCGTGACGGATTGCAATACGAATGCATCGGCTGCGCACTGTGCATCGATGCCTGCGATGAGATCATGGACAAGATGAATTACCCCAGGGGCCTGATCCGGTATACCACCGAGAACGAACTGGAAGGTAAGCCATCGAAGCTTCTGAGGCCACGTACCTTCGGGTACGGTGCCGTGCTCTCATTGATGATTGCGGCGACCATTTTCATCATTGCCACCCGGGTTCCGGCCCAACTGGATGTATTGCGCGACCGCGGCGCCCTCTACAGCTTCAATGGCGAAGGCCGGATTGAGAACTCCTATACCCTGAAAATTTCCAACATGTCGGAAGTGCCACAGACCTTCTCCCTGTCAGTGAGCGGCATGGAGGACATCCGGATTCTGACTGAAACCAGTGTCACCGTCGAAAGCGGAGAGAACCGGTCATTGCCTACGGTCGTTGACGTGCCGCCGGAGTCCATTGAGGAATCCAATACCGAAATCCTGTTCAGGGCGCATTCGGAGACTGATCCGTCGCTGACCCTTGAAACTGAAAGCCGGTTTGTGGGTCCAACGGACTGATCCATCATGTGGCAACGACTCCAACTTTTTAAGCGAGATAGTGATTTATGACTGATGAAGCACCGGTGAGCCCCTGGTACCGCCAGCCCTGGCTCTGGTTTCTGATCATGTTCCCGGCAGCATCCATCGTTTATTGCAGCATTGCGATTACGATTTCCATGAACATGGACAATTCCCTGGTGACGGACGACTGGTCCAAGCAGGGCCGGGGCATCAACATGTCCATCGCCCGGGATGAGAAGGCGGCAGACCTGGGCATGCAGGCCCAGATCGATTTCGACGAGCGGAACGTCACCATCAATCTGAGCACCGATGATGGCCCTGCGGACTTCCCCTACCTTGTCCTCAACCTGTTTCACCCCACACTTGCGAACCGGGACCGTACCGTCCAGTTCCGGCAGGTTGCCCCGGGCAAGTTCGTGGGTCAGCTCCATGAAGACATCAAGGGCCGCTGGTACTACGATCTTAGGGGGCCGGCCAATGAATGGCGACTGAAAGGCGAAACCTGGCTTCCCTCGAAAAGTGGCATTACGGTCAAAGCTGCGGAGTATGCCCAAGGTTGACCACCACCCCGAATTGCTTTCATTGCGGCGAACCGGCCGACGGTGAGCCGCCCATTACCCTTGAGCTCGGCGGCAAAACCCGCCATTTTTGCTGCCAGGGCTGCAAGGCGGTGTGCCAGACCATCCAGAACGAGGGGCTGACCGGTTTTTACGATTTCCGGACAGAGCCCGCGGTTACCCCGAGGCAGTTGACTGCCCCTGAGGTCTCCCGCTTGAGAGAGATGGATCACCCACTGGTACAGACCTCATTTGTTGCATCGGTGAAAGGCGCCCAGGAGGCCCAGCTACTGATCGGTGGTATTACCTGCGCGGCCTGTATCTGGCTACTGGAAAACCACATGAAGCAGCAACCGGGAGTGGTCTCCTTCTCGGTGAATCACAGCACCCAGCGGGCGAGACTGGTTTGGTCCCGGGATCAGGCGCCACTGAGCGACCTTCTGATCGCCATCCATGAGTTGGGATACACTGCCCGACCCTATCAAGCGGACGAAGCCGAACGGGCGCTCAAGGCGGAGCATCGCTCCATGCTGATCCGCTTGGCAATTGCCGGCATTGGCTCCTTCCAGAGCATGATGCTGGCGTTCCCCCTGTATTTTGAGATGGTCAACGACCTGTCCCCCCAGTTTGTCAGCTTTTTCCGCTGGTTCAGCCTGCTGGTGGCCACGCCGGTGGTTTTCTACAGTGCCGCACCGTTTTTCCGGAATGCCCGGCGTGATGTTCTCAGCCGGCACCTGACAATGGATGTGCCGGTGGCCATAGCCATTGGTCTGGCCTACCTCGCCAGTGCCTGGGTAACGGTCGTTGGTGGCGATGAGGTGTA from Marinobacter subterrani encodes the following:
- the ccoG gene encoding cytochrome c oxidase accessory protein CcoG; translated protein: MSSEIPVKQIDPSSDPSDKNNKSGNVELYASRKKIYVKEVKGFFQRIRNVSLLALMGMYFAFVWFTLDGQPLIHFDLPAREFHLYGMTFYPKDFFLLSGMLIIAAFGLFFITTLFGRVWCGYTCPQTVWTFIFMWVEERIEGSRNKRMKLDKAPRSAEKIFKKSAKHAVWLLIALATGLTFVGYFYPIRELLADVFTLQANGWAYFWVGFFTVATYLNAGWMREQVCLYMCPYARFQSVMFDPNTRVVSYDPNRGEPRGGRKKEVDPAEVGLGDCIDCGQCVQVCPTGIDIRDGLQYECIGCALCIDACDEIMDKMNYPRGLIRYTTENELEGKPSKLLRPRTFGYGAVLSLMIAATIFIIATRVPAQLDVLRDRGALYSFNGEGRIENSYTLKISNMSEVPQTFSLSVSGMEDIRILTETSVTVESGENRSLPTVVDVPPESIEESNTEILFRAHSETDPSLTLETESRFVGPTD
- a CDS encoding FixH family protein: MTDEAPVSPWYRQPWLWFLIMFPAASIVYCSIAITISMNMDNSLVTDDWSKQGRGINMSIARDEKAADLGMQAQIDFDERNVTINLSTDDGPADFPYLVLNLFHPTLANRDRTVQFRQVAPGKFVGQLHEDIKGRWYYDLRGPANEWRLKGETWLPSKSGITVKAAEYAQG